The Granulicella sp. 5B5 nucleotide sequence CGCTTCTGGTCCAGCAGCTTGTCCTTGGTCGCCGCAAAGTTCTTCGTGATGTCGTCAGCCGTCGGCTCCTGCTTATCCGTCAGCTGCAACACGGCGCCGTTCGCGCCCTCGTTGATCGGTCCTGATATCCCGCCCTTCGGCAGGCTGAACGCCACGCTCGCCGCGCCGCCCATCGACCCGATGTCCGTCACCTGCGCATCGCGGCCCACCAGGTCGCTCGACTTCACGTCCAGCTTCATCTCCGCCGCGGCCTTATGCAGATCGCCCAGCGCCTTCGCGCGGTCACTCAGCTTGATCAGCTGTGCGTTTAGCAGCTCCGGCGTCTTCTCCTGCCGATAGTCGTCCAGGATATGTGGCTTGTAGTCCGCGAAGTTCGTCGCATGGGCCGCCTGCACATCGTCCACCACGAAGATAGCGTAGCCTTCGCCCGTCGACACGACCTGCGGCGCCGCGCCCTTCGCCGCACCAAACGCCGCGCTCAGCAGCGCCGACGAGTCCGGCAGGCTCGGGATCACGCCCGTCTTGCCCAGAAAATCCGTCGTCTGCACATGCAGGCCATGCGCATCAGCCGTCTTCTGCAAGCCGTCCTTCTTCGCCTGCGCCACCAGCTGCGCACCAAATGCCTGCGCCGCCGCGCCCGACTTCTGAGCCTGGATCGCTTCCACAATCGAAGGCTTCACCTCAGCCAGCGTCTTCACGCTCGCCGCCTGCTTCTGCTCCGTCTGGATAATGTGATATCCAAACTGCGACCGCACCACATCCGACGTCTGCCCCGGATTCAGCGCCATCGCGGCCTTCGCATACGTCGGGTCCAGCTGCGCCGTCGGAATGAGCGGCAATTCGCCGCCCTGGTCCTTCGAACCCGGGTCGTCCGAGTTCTTCTTCGCCAGATCGGCAAAGTTCCCGCCGGCCTTTACCTGCTTCAGGATGTCCTCTGCCTTGGCTTTCGCCGCCGCATCGGTCTTCGCATCCGCGCCCTTGGCCACCGTGATCAGGATGTGCCGCGTCTTCACCTCTTCCGGCGTCTTGTACTGATCCTGGTGCGCGTTGTAGTACGCCTGCACCTCGGCATCGCTCACCGGCTGCACACCACCGTTCGGCAGGTTGTTCGCGTCGAAGCTGAAGAACGTGATCTTGCGCTGCTCCGGCACGGCTGTCGCATAGCGCGCCGCATTCTGCTTGAAAAACGCCTGCAGGTCAGCATCGCTCGGGTTGATCGTCTGCGCCAGAGACGCCGCAGAGATCACCGCATAATCGAACTTCACCTTCGTGCCCGTCTTCAGGTACTCGGCCTTCACCTCGGCGTCATTCACCGTCACGCCACCCGTCACCAGGGCCTGCAGCCGTTGAATCTCAAGGTCCGACTTCACCTGCGCCTCAAAGTCCGCAATCGGCATCCGGAAGTACGTCTCAACGAAGTTGATGTACTGGTCCTCGCCCACAAACTTCCCGCCCGGGAAGATGTACTCCGAGTACGGCCCTGACCGCAGGAAGTTCTTCAGGTCGTCATCCGACACCTGCAGTCCCATCTTGTCGGCCTGCTGCTGCAGCACCGCGCGCTCCACCTGGATCTGCCCAGCGCGGCTCATCACAAACTGTAGATAGAACGGCGGCAGGTTCTGCTGCTGCATCTGCTGCTCGGCCTGCCGCTGCACGTCCGCCGTCTTGATCGAAACACTGTCGCCCGAGATCTTGCCCCACAACCCAGGACGCCGCACCGTGGCATAGTCGTCCGTTCCGGTCGTCGGTCCATCAGTAAAGATACCGGGGACCAGCGTGATCACCATCGTGACGATGGCGGCTCCGATAACGATTGCAAAGATAGCTTTGGTAGCGCGATTGTCCTGCTGCAGAATACGGATCATGCTTGGCTAGAGACCTTACCTTCATGTCGCGTCTCGTGGCGAGACCGCGGTGCCCGGGATTTGGTTCGCACAAACAGGGATCGCCCTCCATCAGGAAGACGCACCACTCCTGTCATGCAGGGGCTCGTCCATCAGTATATAGAAAGATCAAAGAAGCGTTGGAAATCGGAAGCCTCGTCTGCGCGCCGCAGGTGAGCCAGCCTGTGGAAACCAACCGCCCACTCAGACATAACCGCCATAACCGCGCCACTACGTCGGTACCGCAGCCCTTCAGGCCCTGTCTCATACATATCCTTGCCACCACTCGGTAGCCCGGCCCTTCAGGGCCGGGTCTCATAGGGTCTATGAAAAGAAGGGGCTTCAGCCCCTGGGGTTTGCTTTTCCCGGTACAGTCCGTCATCTCGACCGAAGTCCGGGCTTTTGCGGACGTAGCGAAGAGATCCCCTCATTTTGCCCGAACCCCGATACCGCCCGCCCCGCACAACCCTTCCCACCTTTTGGCCCCAGGAACCGGATGCCCCGCTATGCACAGCTACACCATGCATAGGTGGGATGCCACTTGACACCCCATTTACAATAGAGAGGTAGCAACGCACCCGGCCCAGCGCCGGGTTTTGTCGTCTCCAGCTCTTTCTCAACTCGCAGTCATCAGCGACCCAGGTAACCACCAAACAGGTTACGAACCTAACCCCAATCGGCTGCGGATCATAGCCGCAAAACCGGGGGAGGGGCCCAAAGCAAAACGCTCCGGGAATCCTCCCGGAGCGTTGCCGGCTTCCCTCCGGCTCAGTACGCCGGGCCGTAGTACGGGCTGTAATACCGCCGCATCGGTGGCCGCTGCCGGGGCCCAGGGCCCGCCGCATACGACAGCCGCTGCATCTCCGCCTCGGACACCGTCTGCACAGGCGTCGGCTGGGCCACCGCAAATGTCAACACCGACTCCGGCGGAACGATCACTTCACCGCGAGGCGAAGCAGCCGAACCCGCAAGCCCAGCGCCCGCTCCGACACCGGCGCCGATCGCAGCACCCTCACCGCCACCGGCAATCGCGCCGATGATCGCGCCCACAGCGCTCGTGCCGACCGTGTTGTTCACCGTACCCGCCGTTTTGTCCCGTCCATTCGCATTCCACACCTGCGACTGCAGCGGATACACATGGCCGCCCACCGTCAGGCTGGTAACCTGCAGGGCAAGCTCACCGCGCCCCTTGAACACACCTGCTTTCTTGGCATCGACCACTGTACCCGTCACGGTAGCGCCACGCGGAATCGCCACGGCGCCATCGGCAACCACATCCGTCATCACGGTTCCATCAAACGCCGCTCCAGCCGCTACATGGCCGGAGTCCAGCCCACGGTTGATCCGTATCCGCAACACCGCGCCCGCCGGGACCGTCACCGGAATCCCCGCACGCTGTCCAGCCGCTACTCCCGGAGGAGGAACATACGCCTGCTGCTGGCTGCCATACATCGGCTGCCGTCCCTGCGGAGGCGGCGGCCCCTGGTACTGCCCACCCTGCGGAGGCCCAGCCTGACCGCCACCCTGCGGCGGAGGCATATTCCCATTCGGGTCCGCCATGCCGTCCTGAGCCTCATTCGGCGCACCCTGGTCCACCGGTTGGTCGCCCGGAGCGCTTGCCGTATCGGTCGGCGGCGGCGTGTCACCCAGAGTCATCTGGTCGACGACCTTCTTCACGCCCTGCACGCGCGCCACAAGGTTCTCCGCCTTGCTGCGCATCGCCTCGTCATGCACGTTGCCGGAAAGCGTCACCGTGCCATACACCGTCGTCGTCCGGATGTTCTGCGTAGAAAGCTCTGGCGCAGTCGCCAATGCACGCAGCACATTCGACTCAACCTGAGCGTCGGGCACCGTCTGGCCTCCACTCTGCGTCTGCGCCACAGCGCTCACCGCGGCGACCATCAGGCCCCCGGCCAACAGCCATCCACCAAACCCATGCTTCGCACGAACTGTCATCGTCTTAAACTCCCGAAGTTCCACAGTTTTCCTACCAGCAGAAGCTTCAAACTCTCTTAGCGGCAGCCACCGCGAGGCCACCTTGCGGGTGCCTGCGGCCCAGCGCCGTCACTTTGATAAGACGCTACTTTGGGTGAAAAGTTCCGGTAAGTCACTGACGCCCACAAACTCCAGCACACTCTAGACAAACCCTCTGCGGTCACTGATTGTTACAGTCTGTACACATTGACCCAGCCCGCTATCAGTCGTATATTGGAAATGCGGGGTGGAGCAGCCCGGTAGCTCGTTGGGCTCATAACCCAAAGGTCGTAGGTTCAAATCCTACCCCCGCAACCAAAGAATCAACAACTTACAAGTTCAGCCGAAATCGGCGAGGGAACAATAAGGGACAGGTGTCCAGACCTGCTCCCTTTTCGCTTTTTGGGGCCTCTTTCTTCATCACCAGTTCCACGATCTGAGCGTTCGCCGGACGCGTCACGTCGAGCATCGAGTTCCGACCGTACTTCCTGGTCATGTCGATGGACGCATGGCGCATAAGCTTCTGCTGCACTTCGAGCGGCAGGCCGAGTTCTGAGAGCCTGGCCCGATAGATATGCCGGAAGGCATGCCAGCCCAACTTCGGCAGGCCAATCTTCGCAGCCGCCTTGTTGAGATGACGCTGCCGCATCGTGTCCGCGTGAGACGGCTTGCCGGTGTCGATGTTGCCGAACAGCCAGCCATTAACCGGCAACTCGGCTCCCCGCCACTGACGAAGGACGCTGACCAGATCAGGATGGAGCGGAAGCTCATCCTCGCTGGCTAACGTCTTCGTATCCTCGACATGACCGTTGACCACGGAGCGCCGCACCTGAAGCGTGGCCTCGTCGAGGTCCACGTCCTCCCATCGCAATCCCAGAATCTCGCTGAAACGCAGCCCCAGGCACATGGCCAGAGTCACCATGACCCGGCAGTGCTGTGGAAGCAGCAGCAGCTTCTGGTATTGCTCGGTGGTCACAAGAACGATCTTGCGCGTCCTCTTCGATGTTCCGTGCAACTCAATCAGCGACATCGGATTGCGCTGGCCTTCGAGATACCGCCAGCGCATCGCGCACTCGAACAGGCGATGGAACACTGCCTTAGTGTGCCCCTTGGACTTGGGAGCGAGAGGCCGTGGCTTCTCGTCCTTCCTCCGTGGAGTCGTCATCAGACCCTTGAGCCACTGCTCGACCGCCATCGGATCGGCTGTATAAGGAAGAAGGTCTGGGCCTGCGTAAACGACCTGCGGGACGACGGCGAGCAGTCGTGCATCGGCAAGAACGGTTCAAACCCACCAGCCCGAACCAGGTGTGGGCGATGGATTTCGTCTCCGATCAACTCTACGACGGAAGACGCTTCCGTTCGCTGACGGTCGTGGACATCAATACGCGTGAGAGCCTAGCCATCGAAGCTAGTCAGAGTCTGAGAGGAGAAAATGTGATGAGAGTTCTGAACCGGCTGAAACAGGAACGCGGCGCCCCGAAAATGTTGTTCTGTGACAATGGAAGCGAGTTCACCGGTCAGATGATGGACCTGTGGGCATCCCGCAACGGAGTGAAGATCGACTTCTCTCGTCCCGACAAGCCGACCGACAACGCCTTCTGCGAATCGTTCAACGGGACCTTCCGGGCAGCGTGCAGAGTGTCTGGACACCAACTGGTTCCAAACTCTACCCGAAGCAAAGCACATCATCGAGCAATGGAGGCAGGAATATAATGCGAGTCGCCCTCACAGGGCCCTGGCCGATAGGACGCCTGCAGAGTTTGCCAGTCAGATCGCGCTTAAGCGCGATCTGACTGAAACAAAAACAGACCGAGAACGAACTCTCTAACTGGTATCGAAAATCCAGGCCCTTCAGTCTGCCTGCCGTATCCGGAGAGGACCTAACGCAAGATTTCGTCGAGCGCAGGTTCTTTGGCGTCGGGCAGTGAAACATTGAGAATTCTGGCAATGGTCGGCGCCACCCGGAGGTTGGAGATCGGGCCGAGTGTGACGCCTGGCTTTACCGCCGCGCCGGATGCCACGAAGAGCGCTTGCATATCGGACATGGTGTTCAGGTAACCGTGGGCGCCCAGCGGCGCATGCTGGCGAGCGAGCGGACCGCTGAGGTCGTCACTGAAGGCGTAATCAGGAGATGCCGTGAGGTAGAGCTGGGGCGCTTGATCGGTGTTGGCCTCGGCGGGGATACCAAGGGCGTACGCCTCCTCGTTGGTGTAGGCGTGCTGTATGCCGGGCAGACTTGCGAAGTATGCCTTCAGCTTCGGCACCAGATCCTTGCGCCGTGCCGGATTGCGGATAAAGAGCTCGGCAGCTCCGCCCTCGGCCTTGATCCAAACGTCTCCCTTGTAGCTGTTGCCCTCCTTACGGATGAGTCCTTGTTCAAGCAGGGCGACATTAGGACTGATGGTGTGGGTATAGGTCGCGAAGCCGTGGTCAGAGAGGATGAAGAATGTGGTTCGGTCGAGGATGCCCGCTGCGCGTACCGCTTCCACAACTCGGCCGAGGCAGTGATCGGCGTAGGCATAGGCCGCATAGGCGGCAGGGGTTAAGGGCGCGTACTCGTGCTGGATGCTGTCAGTCTCGAGCAGGTGCAGCAGCAGAAGGTTCGGCGTGTGCTCCTCGATGATGTCAACGGCGGCGGAGGTCCATACCTGGTCGCGCCAGGCGGGAGTGCTCTTCTGGTCGAAGTGCTCGATCTGCTCGCGGGTGACGATGCCCCTTGCGACCAGCTCCTGCGGGATCTGGCCTTGGATGTCAGGCCTTTCGCCGAACTGCCAGTTCACGCCTTTCGCGCCGTAGATAGCGACCCAGTCCACCTGAGCCGTGGTGAGGCCTTTCTCCGCCGCGGCCTCGTAGAGGGTGCGGGCATGCACCAATTGGTCCTTGTCGATCCACGGCTCGACCTCAAGCGCGGAGCCATCGGCGGGAAACTCGATCAAGCCGTTGGCTACGACGTGGTGTTGGCTGGCATCGACGCCAGTGACCAGCGCGGTGTGATTGGGCCAGGTGACTGTGGGGTTGATGGGCTTCATCGCTTTGGCAACCGCGCCGTGGGCGACGATAGAGCGCAGGACCGGCATGGGAAGACGAGGATCTTCGAGTGCCCGCACCGGGAAGCCATCGAGCGTGATGACAATAACGATGGGGCCCTGCGTTTTTGCAGCCGCTGCGGACTGGGCGAAGTTTGGAGCGGTTGCGCCCGCAAGGATCAGGGCGCACGAGAGGAGACGAAATGAGGATTTGATCAAACGGGGCTTGTCCTTGTACTTGTCTGAGAGGGCACATCGCGTTGGACAGGATGCGGCATTCGGACGCTGTCGATTGGTGGAAGAAAGAAGGGGCTGCGGGATGCAACCCCTTTCTGAGGATGAAGTTAGAAGAGAAGCTTGAGGCCGAACTGAATCTGCCGTGGCAAGTTGTTCTGCGACGTAATTGCGCCGAAGCCCGGGTCCGTTACGTTCGTATCCGGATTGCCGAATTGTACGTGGTTGAAAGCATTGAAGGCTTCGGCGCGGAACTGCACGTTGAGTCTTTCTACTGCATGAAACTCCTTGAACAAAGATAGGTCCGTGCTGGCGAGACCGGGGCCGCGCAGGTTGTCATAGTAGGCTGGCCCATTGCCAAGATGATAAGGTTGCGGCTGGCTGAAGACCGCCTTGTTGAAGTATCCGTTCAGTCGGCCGTGAATATCGCCGTGCAGGGTAGCATTCTGGCCAGTGGTGTTGGCATAGAGGGTCTGCACGTTGAAGCTGGAGAGGTTATTACTTGCACTGATTTGCAGAGGATTGCCGGCCCTGCAGCGTGGTGATGCCGTTGACCTGCCATCCTCCGAGGATTGCATTCTCGACACCGTTGACGTGACTGCCGAACTGTCGGCCGCGGCCAAACGGAAGGTCGTAGATGTAACTGACGATGAACCGTTGGCGTATGTCATACGACGTGACGGCGTAGTCCTTCAACGGATCGAAGCTATCCTGATGATTCGTGCCATTGTCGTAGTTCTTACCCCATACATAAGACCCTTCAAGTTGCAGGCCTCGGCTGAAGCGCTTACTGAGACGAACCTGCAGCGCATCGTACTGGTTGTTGCCACCTGAGAGAAACAGGGGCAGCAAACTCGTGTACTGTGAGTACTTCTTGAGCAGTTGCGCCACCGTGGTCGTAGGCCCATTGATGGCTCCGCCAGTGGTAATCGAGCCGTAATAGGGGTTCGCCACTGAGCTCTCGAGGTTTGCACCTTCGGAAAGAATCTCTCCGGCAGGCACCTGATCGAAGTCGATACCACCTTCGCGACTCTGCTGCTGCTTACGCCCACGGTCGCCGACATAGGCGATGTCGAAGGTCGTGTTTCCGGCGAATTGCTGCTGGATGTCGAGAGTATATTGCACAACATAGGGTGTGGGCGTATTTTGCAGCACGCCCTCGATCTGGCCACCCACGCCTGTCAACAATCCATTGGCCGCGCCCGGCGGATTCGTGAAGCCCTGCGGAAACGGATTGTCCAGCAGGCTGGAGACATTTGGATGGATACCATCGTTATTCACTGAAGCGATCCAGTTGTTCTGCACGCGCCAGCCATAGGGACCGACGGTTCCTGCAGCAGCCTGCGCCGAAGGACCATACACGATGGCTGCACCACCATGCACTACCGTGTCTTTGCGCGCCTGGTAGGCGAATCCGAAGCGGGGTGCAAGGTTGTTGGCATCGATGTGATATTGATGGCGGCTGTTTCCATCCACGCCGACGAAGACCAGTCCTCCTTCAAGGCCCGGCACATTCGATGCAAGAGGTGAAGTGGCGGTCGGATCGAAGTAGTTCATGCGGTTGTAGCGCTCAGTGCGCGGGACATCAATGTCATAGCGTAAGCCCAGATTCAGTGTCAGGCGCTGCAGAATCCTCCAGTCATCCTGGAAGTAGCCAGCAAAGTAGTGACTCTGGGTGGCAACGTCCTTGTAATCCTGAATCATGTCGCCCGTACCGAGACCCAGCAACAAGGAAGCTACGCCGTTTCCAGTTGCAGCGGAGGCTACGTTCGGTTGCTGCGTCCAGTTGGTGCCAAAGGTGAAGTTTCCGGAACTATCGGCGGTCTCACGGTCATTGACGCGCAGTATGCGACCGTCAAAACCGAACTTGAAGGTGTGCTGTCCGTGGGTCCAGGTCAGCGAGGAAAGCAGGCTATAGGTCATGAAGGCGTTGTGCCGATAACCGTTGTTGCCGAGGCCGGTATAGGCTTGCGGGGAAAGAACCGGAAAGAGTGGTGTGCCGCTGAATTGATTGATGTCCGCCGGGAGGCCGAGTTGCGTCGCCTCGTCAAAGCCGAGGCTCGTGTTCTGGTAGTCGTACAGCGTGCGCGCAAAACCCAGACGAGCATCGAAGATCATATTCGATTTGGGAAAGAGCGTGTAACCAGCCGTAATGCCTCGCGAGTAGTCGTCGCCATCGATCAGTCCTTCGGCTACTGCCGTTTGCCCCGGCCAAAGCGGATCGGGGTCCGACTGATAGACACGGTTTGAGTACCGGACAAAGAGCTTCTGCTTATCGCTGATGCTGTGATCCACACGCACATCCCAGGCGGTGGTTGCTGTGGGGCTGCCGCCTGTGGCATAGAAGTTGTTGACCGTCGCGCCGGGCACGTTCGGTTCCGGATAGAATTTCAGAGCGTTCAGCGCGACCTGGCTTATCTGTGCTCCATACGGCGCCAATTGGGCATCGGTGATTACGTTACCCTGAAAAGGAGTTCGAACGTATTGCTGGCAGGGATTTTGTCCTGCAACGGCGCAAACCGTTGTGAAGGGGTTGTAGATCGTTTGGCCACTCTGAGAGAAATCTCCTGTACGCTCAGCATCTGTGGGGACGGTATTAGTAATTTCCGTCGACTGGTTCGAGCGCAACAGCTCCGTCGATACCATGAAAAAAGTGCGGTTCTTGATGATTGGACCGCTCAGTTCGCCGCCAAACTGGTTGCGGTGGAACAAAGGTAGCGGTTGATTGTGCTGGTTTGCGAAGTAGGTGTTCGAATCGAGCGCCGAGTTGCGGATGAACTCGAAGAGCGAGCCATGGAATTGGTTTCCCCCGGACTTGAAGACAACGTTTATGATTCCGTCCAGCGTACGGCCATACTCAGCGGGGAAATTCTGCGCGAGGACGTGGAACTCTCCAATGGCGTCAATTGACGGGAAGACCCCAATGCCAGAGTTTCCGTTGACAGTTGGGAACCCTGCCGGCGTGCCGTCGACGAGAGTGTCGTGGTACCCCTGTCGTCCGCCGCTGATCGAAAAGCTGTTGGAGTTGTAGTCATCTCCCGTCGTACCTGAGTAACTGGGAATGAGTTCGAGAAGCGCGTAGGGATTGCGGGTATTCAGAGGCAGGTCTCGCAATTGCTTTCCATTGACCTCGTCGCTTACTTGCGAAGAGACGGTATCCAAGCCGGAGACGTCCGCGTTGACGGTCACGTTCTGCTGCACCTGCCCGACGCCGAGACGAATGTCCTGGCCGGCGTGCTGGTTCAGTTCCAGCAGGATGCCGGTCTGGAGGTATCCTTCAAACCCGGTCGCCTGGACATTGAGCGAATATGTTCCGGGCGCTAGGTTCAGGAGGGAGTATTCGCCCTTCTGGTTGGTGGTCCCGACAGTCCGGCCGCTTGTTGCATTATTGGTCGCCGTGACGGTTGCGCCACTGATGGTTGCGCCGCCGCTGTCCCGCACCACGCCAAGCAGGCTGGCGCCGGTGTCCTGGGCAAATCCGGCGCGACAGAGCACCAGTAACAGGGATAAGACAAGCTGGTATCGGAACCAGCCAGGGATTTCGCGCTTCGTCATCATCAAGAATCTCCACTAGCCAAGGGTGTGCACATTGAGTGATTTCAAGTTCGGTTCGGGAGACGGACGTGAGGGATGTCCGCCGGTCGCCATGCTGAACCTAGCCCAGGGCGGCAGGAGAAGTTCAGTGATTTCTCGGAGAATCTTGGTAGCTTGACGTCCTGACTAGGAATCTACCGGGGATATGTGGCAACCGCGGACTCGCGATTGACTGAGGTGAAACGCAGGTGATTTACACATCTGTAACGATGTGGGCGGTAGCCTGAATCTGAGCAGTCGGGTGGATAGCATGGACCATGGAGCATCTGTAGATATCCCAAGCAAGGAGTCAGGCAGCGAGATCGGGCTGGAGGGAGATTCCCGCTACGAACTCGTGCAGCGGATACTTGCCACACCGGACTTCATTCGGTCCCCGCAGCTCTCCAAATTTCTCCTGTACATCTGCACGGCGTCTCTTCAGGGCGGTGGCCAGAATCTCAGTGAACAGCACATTGGCGTGGAGGTCTTTGGGCGAGAGCCTGATTTTGACTCGGCAGCAGATACGATTGTCCGCTCCCATGCGCTGCGCCTTCGAAAGCGTCTCGAACAGTATTTCCAGCATGCCGGTCGCGAGGAACCGGTTCATCTGATCGTGCCTCGGGGTAGCTATGCGCCTCTCTTTGTGCCTGCTCCGGATCGGTCAAGGAGCGAGCGACAGGCGGACGCTCCCACCACTGAGCCATCCTACCCTGAATCTATGGAGGCAGCAGGCGAACAGTCAACGAGTC carries:
- a CDS encoding site-specific integrase; translation: MAVEQWLKGLMTTPRRKDEKPRPLAPKSKGHTKAVFHRLFECAMRWRYLEGQRNPMSLIELHGTSKRTRKIVLVTTEQYQKLLLLPQHCRVMVTLAMCLGLRFSEILGLRWEDVDLDEATLQVRRSVVNGHVEDTKTLASEDELPLHPDLVSVLRQWRGAELPVNGWLFGNIDTGKPSHADTMRQRHLNKAAAKIGLPKLGWHAFRHIYRARLSELGLPLEVQQKLMRHASIDMTRKYGRNSMLDVTRPANAQIVELVMKKEAPKSEKGAGLDTCPLLFPRRFRLNL
- a CDS encoding DDE-type integrase/transposase/recombinase — translated: MDFVSDQLYDGRRFRSLTVVDINTRESLAIEASQSLRGENVMRVLNRLKQERGAPKMLFCDNGSEFTGQMMDLWASRNGVKIDFSRPDKPTDNAFCESFNGTFRAACRVSGHQLVPNSTRSKAHHRAMEAGI
- a CDS encoding BON domain-containing protein, with translation MTVRAKHGFGGWLLAGGLMVAAVSAVAQTQSGGQTVPDAQVESNVLRALATAPELSTQNIRTTTVYGTVTLSGNVHDEAMRSKAENLVARVQGVKKVVDQMTLGDTPPPTDTASAPGDQPVDQGAPNEAQDGMADPNGNMPPPQGGGQAGPPQGGQYQGPPPPQGRQPMYGSQQQAYVPPPGVAAGQRAGIPVTVPAGAVLRIRINRGLDSGHVAAGAAFDGTVMTDVVADGAVAIPRGATVTGTVVDAKKAGVFKGRGELALQVTSLTVGGHVYPLQSQVWNANGRDKTAGTVNNTVGTSAVGAIIGAIAGGGEGAAIGAGVGAGAGLAGSAASPRGEVIVPPESVLTFAVAQPTPVQTVSEAEMQRLSYAAGPGPRQRPPMRRYYSPYYGPAY
- a CDS encoding TonB-dependent receptor, with the translated sequence MMTKREIPGWFRYQLVLSLLLVLCRAGFAQDTGASLLGVVRDSGGATISGATVTATNNATSGRTVGTTNQKGEYSLLNLAPGTYSLNVQATGFEGYLQTGILLELNQHAGQDIRLGVGQVQQNVTVNADVSGLDTVSSQVSDEVNGKQLRDLPLNTRNPYALLELIPSYSGTTGDDYNSNSFSISGGRQGYHDTLVDGTPAGFPTVNGNSGIGVFPSIDAIGEFHVLAQNFPAEYGRTLDGIINVVFKSGGNQFHGSLFEFIRNSALDSNTYFANQHNQPLPLFHRNQFGGELSGPIIKNRTFFMVSTELLRSNQSTEITNTVPTDAERTGDFSQSGQTIYNPFTTVCAVAGQNPCQQYVRTPFQGNVITDAQLAPYGAQISQVALNALKFYPEPNVPGATVNNFYATGGSPTATTAWDVRVDHSISDKQKLFVRYSNRVYQSDPDPLWPGQTAVAEGLIDGDDYSRGITAGYTLFPKSNMIFDARLGFARTLYDYQNTSLGFDEATQLGLPADINQFSGTPLFPVLSPQAYTGLGNNGYRHNAFMTYSLLSSLTWTHGQHTFKFGFDGRILRVNDRETADSSGNFTFGTNWTQQPNVASAATGNGVASLLLGLGTGDMIQDYKDVATQSHYFAGYFQDDWRILQRLTLNLGLRYDIDVPRTERYNRMNYFDPTATSPLASNVPGLEGGLVFVGVDGNSRHQYHIDANNLAPRFGFAYQARKDTVVHGGAAIVYGPSAQAAAGTVGPYGWRVQNNWIASVNNDGIHPNVSSLLDNPFPQGFTNPPGAANGLLTGVGGQIEGVLQNTPTPYVVQYTLDIQQQFAGNTTFDIAYVGDRGRKQQQSREGGIDFDQVPAGEILSEGANLESSVANPYYGSITTGGAINGPTTTVAQLLKKYSQYTSLLPLFLSGGNNQYDALQVRLSKRFSRGLQLEGSYVWGKNYDNGTNHQDSFDPLKDYAVTSYDIRQRFIVSYIYDLPFGRGRQFGSHVNGVENAILGGWQVNGITTLQGRQSSANQCK
- a CDS encoding peptidyl-prolyl cis-trans isomerase codes for the protein MIRILQQDNRATKAIFAIVIGAAIVTMVITLVPGIFTDGPTTGTDDYATVRRPGLWGKISGDSVSIKTADVQRQAEQQMQQQNLPPFYLQFVMSRAGQIQVERAVLQQQADKMGLQVSDDDLKNFLRSGPYSEYIFPGGKFVGEDQYINFVETYFRMPIADFEAQVKSDLEIQRLQALVTGGVTVNDAEVKAEYLKTGTKVKFDYAVISAASLAQTINPSDADLQAFFKQNAARYATAVPEQRKITFFSFDANNLPNGGVQPVSDAEVQAYYNAHQDQYKTPEEVKTRHILITVAKGADAKTDAAAKAKAEDILKQVKAGGNFADLAKKNSDDPGSKDQGGELPLIPTAQLDPTYAKAAMALNPGQTSDVVRSQFGYHIIQTEQKQAASVKTLAEVKPSIVEAIQAQKSGAAAQAFGAQLVAQAKKDGLQKTADAHGLHVQTTDFLGKTGVIPSLPDSSALLSAAFGAAKGAAPQVVSTGEGYAIFVVDDVQAAHATNFADYKPHILDDYRQEKTPELLNAQLIKLSDRAKALGDLHKAAAEMKLDVKSSDLVGRDAQVTDIGSMGGAASVAFSLPKGGISGPINEGANGAVLQLTDKQEPTADDITKNFAATKDKLLDQKRQEVFSVFIGSLMDRYEKANAIVYAKKPLTPLGS
- a CDS encoding alkaline phosphatase family protein, with translation MIKSSFRLLSCALILAGATAPNFAQSAAAAKTQGPIVIVITLDGFPVRALEDPRLPMPVLRSIVAHGAVAKAMKPINPTVTWPNHTALVTGVDASQHHVVANGLIEFPADGSALEVEPWIDKDQLVHARTLYEAAAEKGLTTAQVDWVAIYGAKGVNWQFGERPDIQGQIPQELVARGIVTREQIEHFDQKSTPAWRDQVWTSAAVDIIEEHTPNLLLLHLLETDSIQHEYAPLTPAAYAAYAYADHCLGRVVEAVRAAGILDRTTFFILSDHGFATYTHTISPNVALLEQGLIRKEGNSYKGDVWIKAEGGAAELFIRNPARRKDLVPKLKAYFASLPGIQHAYTNEEAYALGIPAEANTDQAPQLYLTASPDYAFSDDLSGPLARQHAPLGAHGYLNTMSDMQALFVASGAAVKPGVTLGPISNLRVAPTIARILNVSLPDAKEPALDEILR